In the Cucurbita pepo subsp. pepo cultivar mu-cu-16 unplaced genomic scaffold, ASM280686v2 Cp4.1_scaffold009936, whole genome shotgun sequence genome, AGAATATAATTTCCGAAAACCCTAGAAGTTCTCCAAGAAGAACATAAGAGGGGAAAATTCAATTGACTACCATAGAAGAGCTAACGCGAGCCGCAGGAATCCGCATGAGCTCACTCGCAACATCTCCGAATTCTAGAACGCCGCCATTGGAGCATCTCGAAAGCATCCGATTCGCTTCTTGCTTCGTCAATTTCACCGTAATTCTAACcactttcttctctgtttcctCCTCTGTACTCCGCTCCTCTCTGTCAATGGCGATTATCACCGGTTCCGTATCTGCAAATCTCACTCTCTTCTTCACTTTCTCGATCTCCGGCTTCCCCTGCGACGGCAACTGCGGCTGCTTCTTCTTGC is a window encoding:
- the LOC111787309 gene encoding uncharacterized protein LOC111787309 — translated: MSKKKQPQLPSQGKPEIEKVKKRVRFADTEPVIIAIDREERSTEEETEKKVVRITVKLTKQEANRMLSRCSNGGVLEFGDVASELMRIPAARVSSSMVVN